TGAGTTCAATGGTCTGTATTTCATGGGGCCGCAGTCTTACTGCGACACCTTCATCATTCCAAGATATCTTCTGCAGGCGCTCTTCCAGTAGATTGCACTGGTACGCCTCTTTTATTGGAAGTTCTGTCCTTATGCTACTCGTGACCCGTTTCCCATGCAGTTGCAGGATACGAATAAGCAAGGAATCACGGTCCTCACTCTTCTTCACCGTCTCGATCACAAGGTTCTCATCTGGGCAGGATACAACGCTAGCAACAGGAGGAAGCATTGCCTTAGCCTGTGAAGCCTTCACTGCAAGCAGGGGTTGATGAAGATGGTACCCCTCTTCAATGACCTTTGCCTCCTGATACCGCCCCTTGTGGGGATAAAGCGCATAGTGCAATGTATGCATCCCTCGGTCTGCAATCTTGTTTGGATAAGTGGGAGAGCGGAGCAGGGAGATGCTTATGGTATTGTCCTTGGCACTGTAGCCATAGCTCTGTTTGCTCAGGAGTGTCACCCCATAGCTCTCATCACTGAGATCGACCCACTTATGCGCAGGCACCTCAAACTGGGCTTCATCCCAACTGGTATTGGTATGGGTTGTTCTCTCACATACCCCGTAGGCAATATCATAGCTTGCACGTGGTGCGTGGACATCCACCGTGAATAGGCTTCTCAGCATCAGATGGTCCTCGTGGTAGTCTGCCACAAGCGTGAAATCAATTCGTTTCTCATGGGTATGGAAGGTGGCTCGCTGGGTGAAGGAGGAACTGCCAAAGGAGAGCTGCCATTCCAGAGTGAAGAACAAGGCATTGTTTGCCACTACCGTGTACTGTGCTTCTCCTGCAACCTCATAGTACATATCCTTACCCTGCTTGCCGATATTCCATGCATCATAGTCCTTGGGATGGTCACAAGCCAACAGCAGGACGTTTCCCTCCCTTCCAGGGGCAAGTACCTCATATCCAGATGATTTGTCATAGAGACGGGAGAGTCTTCCATTTTGTGTGAAGACCGCAGTGTAGTAAGGACTCTCCAAGGTACAGTGCTCCCACGTGAAAGGTTTTTCCTGTGGTGGTTTGTAGGCACCCAGGACAAAACGTTTCCAACCTTTGGCAGGAACTGCAGTGCAGTGGAAATAGAGATCCTTCCCATCGTGGAAGGAAGGCAATGGAGAACCCTTCTCATCATACGCGCCGGCAGCACTGCATCCCTCGATTCTGCAAAGCCCAGAGCGATGCTGACCAAGGGTATTGAAAACCACCACATCAGAGTCTGATCGGGCTATCAGGGAAGACAGCTGGTGCATTGCATTCTCTGCATTTCTTGTAAAGGTATCCAATGAGTCTCTCTGTTGCAGGAGTGTAAGATCATAGACTTCCTTCAATGCACTGCCGGGCAGGATGTCATGGAACTGATTGAGCAACAATTGCTTCCACGCCTGCTCAAGTGAAGCGTGGGGATAGTCTTGCTTGGTGTACAGATAGAGCAGGGAAAGAAAGAACTCTGCCTGCATGGCACTCTGTTCACAGCGGCGGTTGAGCTGTTTAACCTGTGCCATTGTGGTATAGGTACCCCGATGGTATTCCAGATAGAGCTCTCCGAACCAGGAGGCGGATACCTCTGCTTTCTTATCCAGTTCTTGTAGATAGGCTTTTACAGTACCACTATGGACCTTTGGCAGTCCTGGATACCCCTCTCTTAGGCGCTTTTCCCTCTCCAACATCTCCTTGGTAGGGCCACCACCACCATCCCCATACCCATACAGGTACATGAGGGTGTCGGTACATTCCTTGTCTGAAAAACGCTGCCAGGTTCCCAACAACTGGGAGGGAGAGAGCACACCGTTGTAGGTGGTTTCATTTCCCCCTCGCTTTGGATAGGATGCAATGCTCTCATAATCCTTGCTGCTGACAAAGTAGGCAAGCACCTGGCTCCCATCCAAGCCCTTCCAGTGAAACAGGTCATGGGGCATTCGGTTGGTCTCATTCCAACCCATCTTCGTGGTTACGAAGTATGAGAGATTTGTCCCTTTCATGATCTGTGGCAAGGTTGCAGGGAACCCAAAACAATCGGGGAGCCACAGGACATTCTGGTCCATCCCAAACTCGTCTCTCACCCAACGCTTTCCCCAGAAAATCTGACGGACAAGAGACTCCCCACTGGTGAGGATGGTATCGCTCTCAACCCACATAGCACCTTCCACTTCCCATCGTCCTTCTAGTACCCGTTCCTTGATCCGAGCAAACAACGAGGGGAAATCCTGTTTGATGAATGCAAGGAGTTGCATTTGACTTGAGGAAAAGATGTAGTGCGGATACCGATCCATGAGCGAAAGAACCGTGGCATAGCTTCGTAGACTTTTCTCTCGTGTCTGTTCCAGTGTCCAAAGCCAAGCCATGTCAATATGGCTATGACCCGTAAGAACAAGATTCATACGACCAGAATCTTCATAGCAGGCTAGTTGAAGCATCATCCTCTTCCGTACATGGGAGATCCTCTGCTGGTCTTGAAAATCCTCCAAACTAGTAAGGTTGGTAGCTTGCAATGTCTTGATACAAGCTTCACTCAAGATAAGGTAGGCTTCACTGAATTCTTCTACGGTCAATGCCGTTTCATATGCTAAATCGAGGTCATAGACTAATGCCTCTAGCTCTGTATTAACAGCATATAGGGACATATCCAGAAAGACATTTGGCTTATGAGTGTTCACATACGAATAGAGGACGATAGAGACAGTAGAAGTACCTGGAAGCTCTGCCTCTATGTGTTGTACATCCAAACCACTTGAGAGTTTATCATTCAGAAAGAGTAAGAACTGTGGATTATCATTGTTCCAGATGTCGTCAGCACCGGTCTGTACCCTAAGACGAACCAGTTTATCATTCCATTCCTTGGGAATGGCTACTTCTGTCCGCAAAAGACAATGATATTCGTGACCTCCAAAACCTTGGTTTTGGTCAAACGGTTTCCAACCAGTTTCTTCATAACGACGATCCCACTGATGGTATCCGCACTCTTTCACCCAGATATTCTCTACAGACATGCTTTCTGCAATACATGCACGCTTCAAGAATGTAAGGGGGCCCTTGACGTATCGCTGCAACGCTTCTTTGTTCATAAAGTCAGCTTACCCCTTCACCCCTGATGCAGAAAGACCCCCGATGATATAACGTTGTAAAATAATGAACAGAATAATAATGGGGATGATTGACATGACCGAAGCGGCAAGAATGCTACTCCAATCCACACCATTGAAACCAATATAGTTCTTGATGGCTATCTGAATAGTGTATTTTTTCTGGTCACTGAGCACCAATAATGGAAGAATGTAATCATTCCATCTCCACATGAAGCTGAAAATTGCCAATGTAACGGTACTGGACGTACCCAAAGGGAGCATAACATAGAGAAAAGTTTGGGCTTCATTACTACCATCGATACGAGCTGCCTCAACAAACGAGAGTGGAATGGAGAGATAGTGCTGTCGAAACATGAATATCCCTGTTGTGGTAGTCACCACAGGAAGTATTACACCCCAAATATTGTTATAGAGGCCTAATTCGCTGATAACCACCACTTGAGGAACAGTGAGCGTTTCTCCAGGAATCAAGGTACCAAGGAGAAAAATACCGAATATCAAGTTGGTGTAGGAAACCTCAAAACGGTAAATGGCTAGCGCATAGCCACACATTGCACTAATGATGAGGGTAATGGCTGTACCGACAACTGCAAGAAAAAGACTGTTGAATACATAACCGAAGAAACCATCCCCTACAACCTTGATATAGTGTGAGGGTGTCCACTCTGTGGGGAAGAGCGCCAGTGGATATGAGAAGAGTTCCCCGGTCTGCTTGAATGAGCTGAAGAACAGCCAAATGATGGGAAAAAGCATCAGGAGAGAGACCAGGAACGTCAGGATAGAAGGCCAGCTGTGCTTGGGTAATATGCGTCTCATCATCTGTCCCCTCCATTGCTGATCTTGAACTGTATAAAGGCTATAAAGGCGAAAATGATCATGACCAACAGAGAGATTGCGGATGCATAACCGTATTGCATCTGGTTGAAACCTTTATCAAAAATGAATTGAATGATGAATGTTGTGTTCAGGCCTGGACCACCTTGCGTGATACCTTGGACCAATGCGTACTCTTTTAAAAGATTAACGGTAGAAAGAAGCGTCACCAAGAATGTAGTGGGAGCTAGCATCGGGAGAGTCATATAGAAAAAAGTTTGTACAGGAGAACTCCCGTCAATGGCTGCTGCTTCATAGATATCCCCTGAGATATTGTTGATACCTCCAATAAAAATAACCATATAGAATCCAGTAGAAGCCCAGTTGCTTGCAAAACTGATGACGAAGGTGGCAAGCCTTGGGTTGAGTGCCCACTGCATGGGCTCTCCACCGATGGTCTGGATCAGGTAGTTGATCAGGCCATACTCGGCGCTGAACATCCAGTTGATCGTAATACCCACAACCAGATGGCTGAGAAGGCTGGGAACATACACCATGGTTCGGGCAAGCCCCTTGATGGCAACACGCTTGCTAGTTACCAGGATAGCGATCAAAAGCGGCACGATCACCTTGAAGGGAAGACTGAAGAGGGTATACCCGAAGGTACGACCCAAGGCAGCATAGAATTTGGAGTCCCGGATCAACTCACTGAAGTTGCTCAAGCCGATGAAATCCATGGTCTTCCACCCATCATAGTTGGTGAAGGACAGACCGACACTCAACCCCAGCGGCAACAAGAAAAAGACAGAGAAGAGGATAAGACAAGGCGCAATGAAAAACCAGAACGCTTTGACATGCCGTTTTACATAGGGTGTCTTCATAAGTAGTGCATCCGTTTGACAGTACGTGCATACAATCATGATCGACACACATACTGGTAGAGGGGTAAGAGAGATACTGGGCTGTCACAGACAGCCCAGCACCACGTACATTAGTACTTGAGAGGCCAGCCGGACTTCTTGGAGAGCAGCTCAGCAAAGTCATTGAGTG
The sequence above is drawn from the uncultured Sphaerochaeta sp. genome and encodes:
- a CDS encoding sugar ABC transporter permease → MKTPYVKRHVKAFWFFIAPCLILFSVFFLLPLGLSVGLSFTNYDGWKTMDFIGLSNFSELIRDSKFYAALGRTFGYTLFSLPFKVIVPLLIAILVTSKRVAIKGLARTMVYVPSLLSHLVVGITINWMFSAEYGLINYLIQTIGGEPMQWALNPRLATFVISFASNWASTGFYMVIFIGGINNISGDIYEAAAIDGSSPVQTFFYMTLPMLAPTTFLVTLLSTVNLLKEYALVQGITQGGPGLNTTFIIQFIFDKGFNQMQYGYASAISLLVMIIFAFIAFIQFKISNGGDR
- a CDS encoding glycoside hydrolase family 38 C-terminal domain-containing protein gives rise to the protein MNKEALQRYVKGPLTFLKRACIAESMSVENIWVKECGYHQWDRRYEETGWKPFDQNQGFGGHEYHCLLRTEVAIPKEWNDKLVRLRVQTGADDIWNNDNPQFLLFLNDKLSSGLDVQHIEAELPGTSTVSIVLYSYVNTHKPNVFLDMSLYAVNTELEALVYDLDLAYETALTVEEFSEAYLILSEACIKTLQATNLTSLEDFQDQQRISHVRKRMMLQLACYEDSGRMNLVLTGHSHIDMAWLWTLEQTREKSLRSYATVLSLMDRYPHYIFSSSQMQLLAFIKQDFPSLFARIKERVLEGRWEVEGAMWVESDTILTSGESLVRQIFWGKRWVRDEFGMDQNVLWLPDCFGFPATLPQIMKGTNLSYFVTTKMGWNETNRMPHDLFHWKGLDGSQVLAYFVSSKDYESIASYPKRGGNETTYNGVLSPSQLLGTWQRFSDKECTDTLMYLYGYGDGGGGPTKEMLEREKRLREGYPGLPKVHSGTVKAYLQELDKKAEVSASWFGELYLEYHRGTYTTMAQVKQLNRRCEQSAMQAEFFLSLLYLYTKQDYPHASLEQAWKQLLLNQFHDILPGSALKEVYDLTLLQQRDSLDTFTRNAENAMHQLSSLIARSDSDVVVFNTLGQHRSGLCRIEGCSAAGAYDEKGSPLPSFHDGKDLYFHCTAVPAKGWKRFVLGAYKPPQEKPFTWEHCTLESPYYTAVFTQNGRLSRLYDKSSGYEVLAPGREGNVLLLACDHPKDYDAWNIGKQGKDMYYEVAGEAQYTVVANNALFFTLEWQLSFGSSSFTQRATFHTHEKRIDFTLVADYHEDHLMLRSLFTVDVHAPRASYDIAYGVCERTTHTNTSWDEAQFEVPAHKWVDLSDESYGVTLLSKQSYGYSAKDNTISISLLRSPTYPNKIADRGMHTLHYALYPHKGRYQEAKVIEEGYHLHQPLLAVKASQAKAMLPPVASVVSCPDENLVIETVKKSEDRDSLLIRILQLHGKRVTSSIRTELPIKEAYQCNLLEERLQKISWNDEGVAVRLRPHEIQTIELIFER
- a CDS encoding carbohydrate ABC transporter permease, which translates into the protein MMRRILPKHSWPSILTFLVSLLMLFPIIWLFFSSFKQTGELFSYPLALFPTEWTPSHYIKVVGDGFFGYVFNSLFLAVVGTAITLIISAMCGYALAIYRFEVSYTNLIFGIFLLGTLIPGETLTVPQVVVISELGLYNNIWGVILPVVTTTTGIFMFRQHYLSIPLSFVEAARIDGSNEAQTFLYVMLPLGTSSTVTLAIFSFMWRWNDYILPLLVLSDQKKYTIQIAIKNYIGFNGVDWSSILAASVMSIIPIIILFIILQRYIIGGLSASGVKG